Genomic DNA from Peribacillus simplex:
TGATTCCATACACTGTAAAAAAGCCAAAGTCAAGATAACCTGACTTTGACTTTTTACAATGGCAGGCAGAAAAACTGCCCAATATATCAGTGTCCCGATTGGGTCACTTTTTATTTTTTCTCTTCTTCGTTAACTTCCGTGTATTCAGCATCAACCACATTATCGTCTTTAGCAGACTCGCCAGCACCGGCTTCGCCAGCTTGCTGAGCTTTTGCCGCTTCTTCATAAAGCTTCATTGTCAAAGCTTGAACGATTTCGTTAAGCGCATCTTTTTTCACGCGGATTTCTTCAAGCTCATTTTTCTCGATTGCAGCTTTCAGTTCGTCCTTCGCTTCATTCGCTTTTGTTACTTCCGCTTCGTCCACTTTACCTTCTAGATCTTTAAGCGTTTTTTCCGTTTGGAAAACTAATTGATCAGCTTCGTTACGAAGTTCGACTTCTTCTTTGCGTTGTTTATCGCTATCGGCATTTTCTTCCGCTTCACGGACCATGCGTTCAATCTCTTCATCAGAAAGTCCTGAAGATGATTTGATGGTGATCGCTTGTTCTTTGTTCGTACCAAGATCTTTCGCACGAACGTTCACGATACCGTTTTTATCGATATCGAATGTCACTTCAACTTGCGGAACTCCACGCGGTGCCGGTGGAATGTCACTCAATTGGAAACGACCAAGAGTTTTGTTATCCGCTGACATTGGACGCTCACCTTGAAGGACATGGATATCAACTGCCGTTTGATTATCAGCCGCAGTCGAGAATACTTGTGATTTACTTGTCGGAATCGTAGTATTACGGTCAATCAGTTTCGTGAATACTCCGCCCATCGTTTCAATTCCAAGTGAAAGTGGTGTTACATCAAGAAGGACAACGTCTTTAACATCCCCTGTCAATACGCCACCTTGAATGGCAGCACCCATAGCCACTACTTCATCAGGGTTCACGCCTTTGCTTGGTTCTTGACCGATTTCCTTTTTGATCGCTTCAACAACCGCAGGAATACGTGTAGATCCACCAACAAGGATTACTTTGTCGATTTCAGATGCTGAAAGACCAGCATCTTTCAATGCTTGACGAGTTGGTCCCATAGTACGTTCCACAAGACCAGTAGAAAGCTCATCGAATTTAGCTCTAGTCATCGTTACATCCAAGTGAAGCGGGCCAGCTTCTCCAGCAGTGATGAACGGTAAAGAAATTTGGGTTGAAGTTACGCCGGAAAGATCTTTTTTCGCTTTTTCAGCTGCATCTTTCAAACGTTGAACCGCCATTTTATCTTTTGAAAGGTCGATTCCGTTTTCTTTCTTGAATGCTTCAACTAAGTAATCGATGATGACTTGGTCGAAATCATCCCCACCTAGACGGTTGTCACCAGCTGTGGACTTAACTTCGAAAACGCCGTCCCCAAGTTCCATGATCGAAACGTCAAATGTACCGCCGCCAAGGTCGAATACAAGGATCGTTTGATCTTCTTCCGTTTTATCCAAACCGTATGCAAGTGCTGCAGCTGTCGGTTCGTTGATGATACGTTCCACTTCAAGGCCGGCAATTTGACCAGCATCCTTAGTTGCTTGACGTTCTGCATCATTGAAGTAAGCAGGTACAGTGATAACCGCTTTAGTAACTTTTTCGCCAAGATACTCTTCAGCATATGATTTCAAGTATTGAAGGATGATTGCAGAAACTTCTTGAGGTGAGTATTCTTTTCCTTCAATGACTTCTTTATGGTCGGTACCCATATGGCGTTTAATGGAAATGATCGTGTTAGGGTTTGTAATCGCTTGGCGTTTTGCCACTTCCCCTACTTGCCTTTCACCATTTTTGAATGCCACTACGGATGGAGTTGTACGGTTTCCTTCTGGATTCGGGATTACTTTTGGTTCCCCGCCTTCAAGTACAGATACACAAGAGTTTGTTGTACCTAAGTCAATACCAATAATCTTGCTCATAGTTTCACTACCTCCCAATTATTTATATGTAAAATCCTATTCGTTCACTTTTACCATTGCAGGTCGGATCACACGGTCTTTAAGAATGTATCCTTTTTGGAATTCCTCGACGACGATGTTCGAACCGAAGTTTTCATCTTGAACTTGCATGACCGCTTGATGCAAACGCGGATCGAACTCTTCGCCAACCGAACTGATCGGTTCGATGCCTTCTTTAGTCAATGCATCAGTAATCGCTTTATAGACCATTTCCATGCCAGATAGCAGGGATTTTGTCTGTTCATTATCCGCTTCGATTTTTGTAGCTCTTTCAAAATTATCAAGAGCCTCCACCAAATCACCAGCAATACTTTGAACTCTATATTTTTGAGCCGCCTCCATATCTAGCTTGGCACGGCGTCTTGAATTATCAAAATCGGCCTGCAGACGAAGATAACGGTTATCCATTTCTTCGATTTTCGCCTCAAGTTCGGCAATCTTTTCATGAGCCAATTGAAGTTCATCTTTTTCAACCGGAGTTCCCTCATGGTTTTCTTCCGCTGGAATTTCTTCTTCAGCGAAAACTGCTTCTGCAGCGCTTTCCTCGATTGTTTCATTTTCCAATGTTTGTTCTTCATTTTTATTTTCTGTCACAATCTCACCTCCCTAAAAGGGTTATACAATTTATGCTAAAGTAATATGCCAGGCCGCGGAATATACTCCTCCGCCACCTTAACAATATTACCTTTGCTACTATTTTTGATACAGTTTTGTCATCAGGGCCGTTAAATCTTTCGAGAAAAACGAAAGCAAACTGATCACTCTCGAATATTCCATCCTCGTCGGACCCAATATGGCCAATGTGCCAACTTGCTCCTGCCCGATTGAGTAGGTTGCCGTAATCAAACTGCAGTCATCGAGCACCGTGTTTTGATTTTCACGGCCGATCTTGACGTGGATGCCCGATGGATTTTGAGTAATAAGTTCATAAAATCCCTGTTCCTGCTCAATCATCGATAAAAGCGTGCTTACTTTAGCAATATCATGGAATTCCGGCTGCCTCAGCATATTCGTTTTCCCGCCGAAAAATATTTTTTCTGGCTTTGTGTCCGTCAGGGTCTCCGCAAGGATCGAGACCATCGATCCATAGTTATGAATGTGGCGGCTCAATAGAACTGCAACTTCCTTATAGATCTTATCCTTCAGATCAACTAGCGGAACATCGACCAAGCGGGAATTCAATATATTCACCATCTTTTCAATTTCGTTTATATCAAAAGAAGGCGGTAAGGAAATCATTCGATTTTCCACATGACCTGTATCCGTAATAATGATGGCTATTGCCGTTTCAGGACTTAAAGGAATGATCTGGATTTTTTTCAGCTTATGCTCATTCACTTTTGGCCCGAGTACAATCGCCGTATAATTCGTCAGTTCCGAAAGTATTTTCGCTGACTTCTGAACGATCTTTTCCAATTCATAAATTCGTTCTACAAAAACGGATTTTAATATCTTCATTTCATTCTTTTTCGGAGCTTGAGGAGAAAGTAAATGATCCACATAATATCTATACCCTTTTTCAGAAGGGATCCTACCGGAAGAAGTATGGGTTTTTTCTAAAAATCCCATTTCTTCAAGATCAGACATTTCGTTGCGAATTGTGGCAGAGCTGAACGTAATTTCATCTTTCTTCGACAAGCTTCGTGACCCGACTGGCTGGGCAGAATGGATGAAATCCTCGATTATCACTTGTAGAATCAATAATTGACGATCAGTTAGCATGTATGATCACCTCTGTTAGCACTCTGTCTCATCGAGTGCTAATATACTAATAAATTATCAAATGAAGCTTATGATGTCAACAATGAAAACCGCTAATTCATCGTTAAAATAACATGGATTTCCTTCAGTCGGAATCAATAACGCCTAAAAATGATTGGAACACTTCATTTCCCAGCAGTTTGCCCCGCTCAGTCAGACGTACAAACCCGTCTTCCACCTTCAGCAGACCCTTTACCGACCCTTCTTCGAGCGGTTTCCTGAAAATCTCCGTCATTTCAACAAAAAATTTACCCTTAAAGATTTCCAATGAAACTCCTTCCGTTTTCCGGAGCCCCAAAAACATCTCCTCTTCCATCCGTTCATGAAGCGGTACCGGGTGTTCTTCCAACACAGGCAGCTCGTTCGCCAGCAATGGCGTAATATATTTCTTGACAGGCCCATGATTGGCCACCCTTTTACCTCCAGTATAGCCATGTGCACCTGCACCAATCCCATAATACTCCGCATTATTCCAATATGTCAGGTTGTGCCTGCTTTCAAACCCAGCTCGGGCAAAATTACTGATTTCATATTGGTGCAGACCATGCTTCTCCATCTCTTCCATCAGCCTCTCATACATCGAAGCCTCGAGCTCCTGCGGCGGCAGGTTCAATTTACCCCTTCGCATCTGATTATAAAAAACCGTCTTCGGCTCAACGATCAATGAGTAGCTGGAATAGTGCGGCAATTGAAGGGCAATCGCTTTATCCAGCGTATCCTTGAAATCTTCCATCGTTTGGCCCGGCAATCCATAAATCAAGTCGATGCTTATATTCGTAAAGCCAACCTCTTGGGCCAATTGAATCGTTTCATATACTTCAGAGGCCCGGTGAGTCCGGCCAATTCGTTTTAATAATTCATCATTGAAGCTTTGCACGCCAAAGCTAAGTCTATTGACACCTGAATCAAAAAGTATCTCGAGTTTTTCCCTCGAAAGATCCCCTGGATTGGCTTCGAATGTATATTCAGCCTTTTTAGGATCAAAGGGCAGGGTTTCATTGATTGCTTCACATAAGAATGCAAGCTGCTTTTCATCTAGAGAGGTCGGTGTCCCTCCACCGACGAAAACCGTATCCAAACCTGCAGTCGGGTATTCGGAAAGCTGCATCACCATTTCCCTTTTCATCATCTGTAAATATTCGTCGACCGGCTGCCCCTGCAAAAATACTTTATTGAAATCACAATAATGACAAATATGTTCACAAAATGGTATATGGAGGTAGGCGCTTTTGATCATTGTGTTCACAACCTTTTAATCGAATGAGTCGATAGAAAAAGAGGCTAGATCTCCTCTACCCTCTTTTTTCTAACTATCGTTTATTTTATTTATTTTTTGGGTGTCGTATCATCCATTTTCAAAACAGCCATGAAAGCTTCTTGCGGCACTTCAACAGAACCTACTTGTTTCATCCGCTTTTTACCTTCTTTCTGTTTTTCGAGCAACTTACGTTTACGGGAAATATCGCCGCCGTAACATTTAGCCAATACGTTTTTGCGCATTGCACTAATCGAAGAACGGGCTATGATTTTCTGCCCGATTGCCGCTTGGATCGGCACTTCAAATTGTTGTCTTGGAATCAGCTTCTTCAATTTTTCAACAATGACTTTACCGCGTTCATAAGCAAAGTCCTTATGAACGATGAAACTTAAAGCATCGACAGTTTCAGAATTCAATAAGATATCCATCTTCACAAGCTTGGACGGCTTGTAGCCGATCAACTCATAATCGAATGAAGCATAGCCTCTTGTATTGGATTTCAATTGATCGAAGAAATCATACACGATTTCCGATAATGGAATTTCGTAATGAATGCTCACACGAGTCTCATCGATATATGCCATATCAATGAAGTTACCGCGTTTATTTTGACAGATCTCCATGATCGCCCCAACAAACTCCGTCGGTGCCATCATCGTTGCTTTGACATATGGCTCCTCGACCCGTTCGATCTTTTGAGCATCAGGCATATTGGACGGGTTATCCACTTGCAGGACCGTTCCGTCTGTTTGGACCACATCATAAATAACACTAGGTGCAGTGGTGATCAAATCGATTTTGAATTCTCGTTCAATCCGTTCCTGGATAATTTCCATATGAAGGAGTCCAAGGAATCCGCAACGGAAACCGAAGCCCAATGCTTGCGATGATTCCGCTTCGAACTGAAGCGCTGAATCGTTCAATTCCAATTTCTCCAATGCATCCCGTAAATCATTGAATTTCGATGCGTCAATCGGGTATAAACCGCAATATACCATCGGATTCATCTTCCTGTAACCCGGCAATGGTTCTGTCGCACTATTCACGGCACTTGTAATCGTATCACCAACAGTCGTATCACCAACGTTTTTAATGGATGCAGTAAGGAAACCTACATCACCGACGTTCAGTTCATCCAACAGCTGGGTCTTAGGGTTGAAGACACCCAGTTCGGTAACATCGAATTCCTTGCCAGTGGACATCATTTTGATTTTGTCGCCCACTTTAACGGAACCCTCGACAACACGGATATAGGCAACTACACCGCGGTACGCATCAAACAGTGAATCGAAAATAAGCGCCTTGAAAGGAGCCTCTGGATCACCTTGTGGAGCTGGAACCAATTCAACGACCTGTTCCAAAATCTCCTCGATTCCGATTCCGGCTTTAGCCGAAGCCAGGACTGCATCGGAAGCATCCAAACCGATCACTTCCTCGATTTCTCCACGCACCCGTTCCGGATCTGCACTCGGCAAATCAATTTTATTGATGACCGGAATGATTTCAAGGTTATTGTCCAAAGCTAGATACACGTTTGCAAGAGTTTGGGCCTCGATACCCTGTGCCGCATCGACAACAAGGACAGCGCCTTCACACGCTGCAAGGCTTCGTGACACTTCATACGTAAAATCGACATGTCCCGGTGTATCAATAAGATGGAAGATATATTCTTCTCCATCTTTCGCGTTATATTTCAATTGAATCGCATTCAATTTAATCGTAATTCCGCGCTCACGCTCTAAATCCATGGAATCCAACAGCTGACTCTTCATTTCACGCTGAGTCATGGCGTTCGTTTTTTCAATGATACGATCCGCCAATGTAGATTTACCATGATCAATATGAGCGATGATGGAAAAGTTACGAATTTTTGATTGTCTTTTTAATTTTTCTTCTCTATTCATGACGTTCACTCCCACTAGTCGACACAATACACTATTTTTTATTATATCAATAGAAAATGCAAGATTCAACAGAATAGTTACAAAAGAAGCATCATTGCAGGGCAAAGGATAAAAAAAGGCTGCATTCCGGATTCGGATGCAGCCTTTTGGCAGGGCCCACTCAACTTATTTCATACCTAAATCATATCAATCAGAGCTTGAAAGGCACCTGATATGGACTCTCCAAGCGTTTTACCGATCGATGAAAAAAAGTTGAAGGCCTTCATTTCTTCAAGTTTTTCTTTTTTCGTCTCTAAATCATGACTTGTTACTTTTTCGCCAAGGATATCCGCTTCCATCTCCCCCTGGTCCGATTGGTTAATAATGAATGCACTATTCAAAGAGGGATCTTCATACCCCTTCATTTTTTTCATCCCGTCGTTCGCTTGCTGCATCCCAATCAGAACACCTAAAAATAATACGAGCACGATCCCTGTACATTTCAACCAAAATCGAACCATGATTAAGAGAACCCCTTTCAAATTACTTCGCTTCCGAATCCCCGGTCGGGTTATCCACTGCTTTGGCATCCCAGTAAAACTCACTGAAAACATCGCTAAAGGCATCAACGGTCAAGTACATTTCCTCGAAAGTATTATCAACACCGCCAATTTCAATGAGCATGGAATTGCCTGATAAATCCTGATTGTACACTCCATTCTGCCCCGCTCCGCCTTGTTTCATAACCCCGCGTGAAATCCCAGGGTATTTTTTCTCCAAAGCTTTATGAAGCTTATTGGCAAGCGCGGCATTTTTTTCGAAGTTCGGGTTATTGCCCCCGATCACGAAGGCAATCTTGGCATAATCTTTACCGTTAATGTTAATGGTCGTATGTTTTTTTCGTTTCGAATCACGATGAATATCAATCATATATTCTAGATCTTTGTTAGTGGCCAATGCCGTCTGAACAGACTTTCGGGATTCTTGATAGGATTTGGCATAATTCAATCCTTTATTATTGAGATTTCCCATGATATCCGTTTTATCGAGCGAGGAACCAATCCCCTTATCAGCCAGATCTTCAACCATCCGTTCCCCGAGTTTCGTAATATTGATTTTAGAATGGTAGGCCAGATCCGGATTGGTCACGCCTTTTAAATAAGGAAGGTACGATTCCCGGTTATGGCTATGGTATATCTCGACCACCTTCCGTCCATTGGTCGTTTGTTTCGGCTGATTGGCCACTCCTTTTTCCGGTTCTTCAATCCCATCCAGATTTTGCAGGGATGCATCCCTTTCTTCATTCAGGACGTCTACGGGCGGCGAGGATTCGTACGGCATATTCGTATAATTCGTTCCTTCCCCAGCAACGAGGATCTCATTATCAAAAATCGAAAAGCCAGGTAGTTCCCTGCCAAGTAAACTTCGCGGGTCCTCGAGTGAAATGTTTGTCGCGACTTTTATCAATTGATTCGTGATCACTGATTCCTGCTTACCTTCCGGCAGGGCATTAAAAAGATAATGGTTTTCATTGGCCAGCATCGAGAACAGCATTTTTCCCGAGAATTGGTTGGCTACAGTATGTACGGAATTAGAAGATATCCGATACTCCGGTCTTAGGGAAGTCATGACCCCGCTGACTGAAAAAACAAAAAGAAGCAAGGCGAGAATACCTAGAAAAGTTTTTATTATTGTTGATCCGTGAACGGCTGTTATGATTCCTGGGGAATTTCTTCTTTTCATCCTTCCACCCTCTCTATAGCTTGTCTATTAATACCTATGACTTTGCTAGAAAGGGTAGAACACCATTTTTGGGCACTGAAAGTGATTTAACGGGTGTAGTAGCCGGTATTATCCTGATTTATTGAATGATGCAAGGCTGCATTTAAACCATTGGCTATCAAATTGGCCATATCCTCAATGAAAACATCGACTTCTTTCGGTGTAACCATTAAATTTTGACCAAGCGGTGACAGCACCTCATAAATCAATTTCCGTTTCTCTTCATCAGGGAGGACACCTATCATTCCCAAGAAGGTTTGGCGTTCCTTTTCACCTGGCATATCCTCTTCTGTCAATTTCGTGCGTTTCCCAAAACTGAATCCAGCGGGTGCCAACGATCGTGATGGCCTGTCCCCTTCATTCAGTTCCTTGCCAAAGTGCTTCAAAATATAATCTATCGTATCGCTGGCAATGGATACGGCATCCACGACAGTAGGTATTCCAATGGCTATAACAGGAACTCCCAGTGTATCCTGGCTCAATTCTTTTCGTTTATTTCCAACACCAGACCCTGGATGGATACCTGTATCCGTAATTTGAATCGTGGAATTCACCCGTTCGATCGAACGTGCAGCCAATGCGTCAACGACGATCAGGAAATCAGGATTACTTTTTTCGATGACTCCTTTAATGATGTCACTCGTCTCGATTCCCGTAATCCCCATCACCCCGGGGGAAATCGCACTGACCGGCCGATAGCCTTCCTTGACGGACTCCGGCTGCAATTCGAACAAATGCCTTGTGACTACAAGGTTTTCAACGACTGCTGGTCCAAGAGCATCGGGAGTAACATTCCAATTACCAAGACCCACAACCAAACAACTGCTTTCTTTGGTGATTTTATTCCGTTTCAAGAAGTAAGCCAGTTCGTTGGCGAACACCTTTTCCACCCGTTGCTGCGTTTCCGTATCTTGCTGGCGGATGCCCTGCACTTCGATGGTCAAGTAACTGCCCTGTTTCTTTCCGATTTCTTTTTCACCCTCAGCCGTGACCTCCACCAAGGATACCTTCAGATCATCCACTTCTTTTTCCTTAATAATGACCCCTTCGATACGGGATACATCAACTTCCTCTACAACACCTTTATGTTCAAGCGCAATTTCCTTTGCTTCTATCGCCAAATCTGTACGAATTCCGTATTCACTAAGGTCCAA
This window encodes:
- the hrcA gene encoding heat-inducible transcriptional repressor HrcA: MLTDRQLLILQVIIEDFIHSAQPVGSRSLSKKDEITFSSATIRNEMSDLEEMGFLEKTHTSSGRIPSEKGYRYYVDHLLSPQAPKKNEMKILKSVFVERIYELEKIVQKSAKILSELTNYTAIVLGPKVNEHKLKKIQIIPLSPETAIAIIITDTGHVENRMISLPPSFDINEIEKMVNILNSRLVDVPLVDLKDKIYKEVAVLLSRHIHNYGSMVSILAETLTDTKPEKIFFGGKTNMLRQPEFHDIAKVSTLLSMIEQEQGFYELITQNPSGIHVKIGRENQNTVLDDCSLITATYSIGQEQVGTLAILGPTRMEYSRVISLLSFFSKDLTALMTKLYQK
- the lepA gene encoding translation elongation factor 4; translated protein: MNREEKLKRQSKIRNFSIIAHIDHGKSTLADRIIEKTNAMTQREMKSQLLDSMDLERERGITIKLNAIQLKYNAKDGEEYIFHLIDTPGHVDFTYEVSRSLAACEGAVLVVDAAQGIEAQTLANVYLALDNNLEIIPVINKIDLPSADPERVRGEIEEVIGLDASDAVLASAKAGIGIEEILEQVVELVPAPQGDPEAPFKALIFDSLFDAYRGVVAYIRVVEGSVKVGDKIKMMSTGKEFDVTELGVFNPKTQLLDELNVGDVGFLTASIKNVGDTTVGDTITSAVNSATEPLPGYRKMNPMVYCGLYPIDASKFNDLRDALEKLELNDSALQFEAESSQALGFGFRCGFLGLLHMEIIQERIEREFKIDLITTAPSVIYDVVQTDGTVLQVDNPSNMPDAQKIERVEEPYVKATMMAPTEFVGAIMEICQNKRGNFIDMAYIDETRVSIHYEIPLSEIVYDFFDQLKSNTRGYASFDYELIGYKPSKLVKMDILLNSETVDALSFIVHKDFAYERGKVIVEKLKKLIPRQQFEVPIQAAIGQKIIARSSISAMRKNVLAKCYGGDISRKRKLLEKQKEGKKRMKQVGSVEVPQEAFMAVLKMDDTTPKK
- the spoIIP gene encoding stage II sporulation protein P: MKRRNSPGIITAVHGSTIIKTFLGILALLLFVFSVSGVMTSLRPEYRISSNSVHTVANQFSGKMLFSMLANENHYLFNALPEGKQESVITNQLIKVATNISLEDPRSLLGRELPGFSIFDNEILVAGEGTNYTNMPYESSPPVDVLNEERDASLQNLDGIEEPEKGVANQPKQTTNGRKVVEIYHSHNRESYLPYLKGVTNPDLAYHSKINITKLGERMVEDLADKGIGSSLDKTDIMGNLNNKGLNYAKSYQESRKSVQTALATNKDLEYMIDIHRDSKRKKHTTININGKDYAKIAFVIGGNNPNFEKNAALANKLHKALEKKYPGISRGVMKQGGAGQNGVYNQDLSGNSMLIEIGGVDNTFEEMYLTVDAFSDVFSEFYWDAKAVDNPTGDSEAK
- the grpE gene encoding nucleotide exchange factor GrpE, whose product is MTENKNEEQTLENETIEESAAEAVFAEEEIPAEENHEGTPVEKDELQLAHEKIAELEAKIEEMDNRYLRLQADFDNSRRRAKLDMEAAQKYRVQSIAGDLVEALDNFERATKIEADNEQTKSLLSGMEMVYKAITDALTKEGIEPISSVGEEFDPRLHQAVMQVQDENFGSNIVVEEFQKGYILKDRVIRPAMVKVNE
- the gpr gene encoding GPR endopeptidase codes for the protein MENNLDLSEYGIRTDLAIEAKEIALEHKGVVEEVDVSRIEGVIIKEKEVDDLKVSLVEVTAEGEKEIGKKQGSYLTIEVQGIRQQDTETQQRVEKVFANELAYFLKRNKITKESSCLVVGLGNWNVTPDALGPAVVENLVVTRHLFELQPESVKEGYRPVSAISPGVMGITGIETSDIIKGVIEKSNPDFLIVVDALAARSIERVNSTIQITDTGIHPGSGVGNKRKELSQDTLGVPVIAIGIPTVVDAVSIASDTIDYILKHFGKELNEGDRPSRSLAPAGFSFGKRTKLTEEDMPGEKERQTFLGMIGVLPDEEKRKLIYEVLSPLGQNLMVTPKEVDVFIEDMANLIANGLNAALHHSINQDNTGYYTR
- a CDS encoding YqxA family protein, with translation MVRFWLKCTGIVLVLFLGVLIGMQQANDGMKKMKGYEDPSLNSAFIINQSDQGEMEADILGEKVTSHDLETKKEKLEEMKAFNFFSSIGKTLGESISGAFQALIDMI
- the hemW gene encoding radical SAM family heme chaperone HemW, with amino-acid sequence MIKSAYLHIPFCEHICHYCDFNKVFLQGQPVDEYLQMMKREMVMQLSEYPTAGLDTVFVGGGTPTSLDEKQLAFLCEAINETLPFDPKKAEYTFEANPGDLSREKLEILFDSGVNRLSFGVQSFNDELLKRIGRTHRASEVYETIQLAQEVGFTNISIDLIYGLPGQTMEDFKDTLDKAIALQLPHYSSYSLIVEPKTVFYNQMRRGKLNLPPQELEASMYERLMEEMEKHGLHQYEISNFARAGFESRHNLTYWNNAEYYGIGAGAHGYTGGKRVANHGPVKKYITPLLANELPVLEEHPVPLHERMEEEMFLGLRKTEGVSLEIFKGKFFVEMTEIFRKPLEEGSVKGLLKVEDGFVRLTERGKLLGNEVFQSFLGVIDSD
- the dnaK gene encoding molecular chaperone DnaK — encoded protein: MSKIIGIDLGTTNSCVSVLEGGEPKVIPNPEGNRTTPSVVAFKNGERQVGEVAKRQAITNPNTIISIKRHMGTDHKEVIEGKEYSPQEVSAIILQYLKSYAEEYLGEKVTKAVITVPAYFNDAERQATKDAGQIAGLEVERIINEPTAAALAYGLDKTEEDQTILVFDLGGGTFDVSIMELGDGVFEVKSTAGDNRLGGDDFDQVIIDYLVEAFKKENGIDLSKDKMAVQRLKDAAEKAKKDLSGVTSTQISLPFITAGEAGPLHLDVTMTRAKFDELSTGLVERTMGPTRQALKDAGLSASEIDKVILVGGSTRIPAVVEAIKKEIGQEPSKGVNPDEVVAMGAAIQGGVLTGDVKDVVLLDVTPLSLGIETMGGVFTKLIDRNTTIPTSKSQVFSTAADNQTAVDIHVLQGERPMSADNKTLGRFQLSDIPPAPRGVPQVEVTFDIDKNGIVNVRAKDLGTNKEQAITIKSSSGLSDEEIERMVREAEENADSDKQRKEEVELRNEADQLVFQTEKTLKDLEGKVDEAEVTKANEAKDELKAAIEKNELEEIRVKKDALNEIVQALTMKLYEEAAKAQQAGEAGAGESAKDDNVVDAEYTEVNEEEKK